Proteins encoded together in one Streptomyces sp. NA04227 window:
- a CDS encoding extracellular solute-binding protein — MRRGIAATGLVAALAMTAAACGGGDDGADQQSSGEIAGTVTFWDTSNDAEKGVYKKLAEDFETLHPKVDVKYVNVPFGEANAKFKNAAGGNAGAPDVMRTEVAWTQDFASLGYLAPLDGTPALADKDDYLPQAAASTEYQGKVYAAPQTIDTLGLFYNKKLLQKAGVEVPGSVEDLKSVAPKIKSKTGATGLYLRGDDPYYYLPYLYGEGGDLLDTAKKKVTVDGPEGAKAFGVMKDLVDSKAAVTDSSDGYNNQLNAFKDGDVAMALDGPWSVEGALQGKQFKGDRDNLGIAPVPAGSAGQGAPQGGWNLAAYAGSENLAASYEFIKYMSSAKVQQKTTEKLSLLPTRNSVYKVKSVQDNKIVQFFKPAVDKAVQRPWIPQGNSLFEPLRLQLAQVLSGKTSPEDGAGNVGDAYRKLLEDYK; from the coding sequence ATGCGGCGTGGCATAGCGGCCACGGGGCTCGTTGCGGCCCTGGCGATGACGGCGGCAGCGTGCGGTGGCGGTGACGACGGCGCCGACCAGCAGAGTTCGGGCGAGATCGCGGGCACGGTCACCTTCTGGGACACCTCCAACGACGCGGAGAAGGGTGTCTACAAGAAGCTGGCCGAGGACTTCGAGACGCTGCACCCGAAGGTCGACGTCAAGTACGTCAACGTCCCGTTCGGTGAGGCCAACGCCAAGTTCAAGAACGCGGCGGGCGGCAACGCGGGCGCCCCTGACGTGATGCGCACCGAGGTCGCCTGGACCCAGGACTTCGCCTCGCTCGGCTACCTCGCCCCGCTCGACGGCACCCCCGCGCTGGCCGACAAGGACGACTACCTGCCGCAGGCCGCCGCGAGCACCGAGTACCAGGGCAAGGTGTACGCCGCCCCGCAGACCATCGACACGCTCGGGCTCTTCTACAACAAGAAGCTGCTCCAGAAGGCGGGCGTCGAGGTCCCCGGCTCGGTCGAGGACCTGAAGTCGGTCGCGCCGAAGATCAAGTCGAAGACCGGTGCCACCGGCCTCTACCTGCGCGGCGACGACCCGTACTACTACCTGCCCTACCTGTACGGCGAGGGCGGCGACCTGCTCGACACCGCGAAGAAGAAGGTCACCGTCGACGGGCCCGAGGGCGCCAAGGCCTTCGGTGTCATGAAGGACCTGGTCGACTCCAAGGCGGCGGTCACCGACTCCAGCGACGGCTACAACAACCAGCTCAACGCCTTCAAGGACGGCGATGTCGCGATGGCGCTCGACGGGCCCTGGTCCGTCGAAGGCGCCCTGCAGGGCAAGCAGTTCAAGGGCGACCGGGACAACCTCGGCATCGCCCCGGTCCCGGCCGGGTCCGCGGGCCAGGGTGCCCCGCAGGGCGGCTGGAACCTCGCGGCCTACGCGGGTTCCGAGAACCTCGCCGCCTCCTACGAGTTCATCAAGTACATGAGCTCCGCCAAGGTGCAGCAGAAGACCACCGAGAAGCTCAGCCTGCTGCCGACCCGCAACTCGGTCTACAAGGTCAAGTCCGTCCAGGACAACAAGATCGTGCAGTTCTTCAAGCCCGCCGTGGACAAGGCCGTCCAGCGGCCGTGGATCCCGCAGGGCAACTCGCTGTTCGAGCCGCTGCGGCTGCAGCTCGCGCAGGTGCTCAGCGGCAAGACCTCGCCCGAGGACGGCGCCGGGAACGTCGGTGACGCGTACCGCAAGCTGCTCGAGGACTACAAGTAG
- a CDS encoding carbohydrate ABC transporter permease, producing MPVPTGPAAAPAAEAEAKSPRGRGRPSGKNPGKLRRALATHWYAWSMVAPVVVVIGVIIGYPLARGVYLSTTDANEANVERHIGVNHIPATYESVGLDNYREILSDAVFWDRLGWTVTWTVSCVALSFAFGLALATMLNRKLAGRSVYRMALILPWAVPAFVSVFTWRLLFNEKKGILNEILAGGGIDAVPWLNDPTWAKIAVITVNVWLGIPFMLVAMLGGLQSIPAELYEAAEMDGANAWQRFRHVTLPGLRSVASTVILISSIWTFNMFPVIFLLTRGGPGDSTEILVTYAYRLSFVVSPRDFAGSAAWGVLILLLLSFFAVIYRRALRKQGEVW from the coding sequence ATGCCTGTCCCCACGGGCCCGGCGGCGGCACCGGCCGCGGAGGCGGAGGCGAAGAGCCCCCGCGGCCGCGGCCGCCCGTCCGGCAAGAACCCGGGCAAGCTGCGCAGGGCGCTGGCCACCCACTGGTACGCCTGGAGCATGGTCGCCCCGGTGGTGGTCGTGATCGGCGTGATCATCGGCTATCCGCTGGCGCGCGGCGTCTATCTGTCGACCACGGACGCCAACGAGGCGAACGTCGAACGGCACATCGGCGTCAACCACATCCCGGCCACGTACGAGTCCGTCGGTCTCGACAACTACCGCGAGATCCTCTCCGACGCCGTGTTCTGGGACCGGCTCGGCTGGACCGTGACCTGGACGGTCTCCTGTGTCGCGCTGTCCTTCGCCTTCGGCCTCGCCCTGGCCACCATGCTGAACCGCAAACTGGCGGGGCGTTCCGTCTACCGCATGGCGCTGATCCTGCCGTGGGCGGTCCCGGCCTTCGTCTCGGTGTTCACCTGGCGGCTGCTCTTCAACGAGAAGAAGGGCATCCTCAACGAGATCCTCGCGGGCGGCGGCATCGACGCGGTGCCGTGGCTCAACGACCCGACCTGGGCGAAGATCGCGGTGATCACGGTCAACGTCTGGCTCGGCATCCCGTTCATGCTGGTCGCCATGCTCGGCGGACTCCAGTCCATCCCGGCCGAGTTGTACGAGGCCGCGGAGATGGACGGCGCGAACGCCTGGCAGCGCTTTCGCCATGTGACCCTGCCGGGACTGCGCTCCGTCGCCAGCACGGTGATCCTGATCAGCAGCATCTGGACGTTCAACATGTTCCCGGTGATCTTCCTGCTGACCAGGGGCGGGCCGGGTGACTCCACCGAGATCCTGGTGACCTACGCCTACCGGCTCTCTTTCGTCGTCAGTCCGCGCGACTTCGCCGGTTCCGCGGCCTGGGGCGTACTGATCCTGCTCCTCCTTTCGTTCTTCGCGGTGATCTACCGCCGTGCGCTGCGCAAGCAGGGAGAGGTGTGGTGA
- a CDS encoding sugar ABC transporter permease — translation MRPRGERGPLASVALHLGLLVASAVAVLPPFWLLVTSFKPQSEAFSTSLVKDFTFGNYDHVLNDTEFLSWLGNSLLVVGLTTVIGVLISATTGYAVSRFRFPGMRPLMWLLLITQMFPVAVLIVPLYNLLAKFNLLNQPLGLVLTYLTIAVPFCAWMMKGYFDTIPVEIDEAGRVDGLNPFGTFWRLIVPLAKPGLAVTGFYSFITGWAEVAYASAFMTGEENLTLAGGLQTFVSQYTSDWGSLTAAAVIVAVPAAVVFGFAQKHLVSGLTAGATKS, via the coding sequence GTGCGGCCGCGCGGCGAGCGCGGGCCGCTGGCCTCGGTGGCACTGCATCTCGGCCTGCTCGTCGCCAGCGCGGTGGCCGTCCTGCCGCCGTTCTGGCTGCTTGTCACCTCGTTCAAGCCGCAGAGCGAGGCGTTCTCCACCTCGCTGGTGAAGGACTTCACCTTCGGCAACTACGACCACGTCCTGAACGACACGGAGTTCCTGAGCTGGCTCGGCAACTCCCTGCTGGTCGTGGGCCTGACCACGGTCATCGGCGTACTGATCTCGGCCACCACCGGCTACGCCGTGAGCCGTTTCCGGTTCCCCGGGATGCGGCCGCTGATGTGGCTGCTGCTGATCACCCAGATGTTCCCGGTCGCGGTGCTGATCGTGCCGCTGTACAACCTGCTCGCGAAGTTCAACCTGCTGAACCAGCCCCTCGGTCTGGTCCTGACCTATCTGACCATCGCGGTGCCGTTCTGCGCGTGGATGATGAAGGGCTACTTCGACACCATCCCGGTCGAGATCGACGAGGCGGGCCGGGTCGACGGGCTCAACCCCTTCGGCACCTTCTGGCGGCTCATCGTGCCGCTGGCCAAGCCCGGCCTGGCCGTCACCGGCTTCTACAGCTTCATCACGGGCTGGGCCGAAGTCGCCTACGCCTCCGCGTTCATGACCGGCGAGGAGAACCTGACGCTCGCCGGCGGCCTGCAGACCTTCGTCAGCCAGTACACCAGCGACTGGGGCTCGCTGACCGCGGCGGCCGTGATCGTCGCGGTGCCCGCCGCGGTGGTCTTCGGCTTCGCCCAGAAGCACCTGGTCTCCGGCCTCACCGCGGGCGCGACCAAGTCCTGA
- a CDS encoding glycoside hydrolase family 13 protein produces MTQHLAAAASPDAAVPDSRWWRDAVIYQVYPRSFADGDGDGMGDLTGIRSRLPYLRDLGVDAVWLSPFYASPQADAGYDVADYRAVDPMFGTLLDADALIREAHALGLRIIVDLVPNHSSDRHDWFQRALAEGPGSPLRERYHFRPGKGAHGELPPNDWESIFGGPAWTRVADGEWYLHLFAPEQPDFNWEHPAVRDEFRSILRFWLDMGVDGFRVDVAHGLVKAAGLPDIGAENQLSLLGNDVMPFFDQDGVHEIYRSWRKVLAEYSPWPSAGGTPSERIMVAEAWTPTVERTANYVRPDEMHQAFNFQYLGTSWDAAELRTVIDASLAAMRPVGAPATWVLSNHDVTRHATRLANPPGLGTQLRTAGDRELGLRRARAATLLMLALPGSAYVYQGEELGLPDVTDLPDEVRQDPSFLRAAQADGASGQDGFRDGCRVPIPWTVEGSSYGFGQGGSWLPQPAEWGGLSVQAQSGDPASTLELYRRALAVRRAQPGLGAGEDVEWLDAPEGVLVFRREGFVCTANVTGSPVTLATPGRLLLASADLTEDGPHTVLPADTTAWWAV; encoded by the coding sequence ATGACCCAGCATCTTGCTGCCGCTGCCAGCCCCGACGCCGCCGTACCGGACTCGCGATGGTGGCGCGACGCGGTGATCTACCAGGTCTATCCGCGCAGCTTCGCCGACGGCGACGGCGACGGCATGGGCGACCTGACGGGCATCCGCAGCCGGTTGCCCTACCTCAGGGACCTCGGCGTCGACGCCGTCTGGCTCAGCCCCTTCTACGCCTCCCCGCAGGCCGACGCCGGATACGACGTCGCCGACTACCGTGCCGTGGACCCCATGTTCGGCACCCTGCTCGACGCCGACGCTCTGATCCGCGAGGCCCACGCACTCGGTCTGCGGATCATCGTGGACCTCGTGCCCAACCACTCCTCCGACCGGCACGACTGGTTCCAGCGGGCCCTGGCCGAGGGCCCCGGCTCGCCGCTGCGCGAGCGCTACCACTTCCGCCCCGGCAAGGGCGCACACGGCGAACTGCCCCCGAACGACTGGGAGTCCATCTTCGGCGGGCCCGCCTGGACCAGGGTCGCCGACGGCGAGTGGTACCTGCATCTTTTCGCCCCGGAGCAGCCCGACTTCAACTGGGAACACCCGGCGGTACGCGACGAGTTCCGCTCGATCCTGCGGTTCTGGCTCGACATGGGCGTGGACGGCTTCCGGGTGGATGTGGCCCACGGCCTGGTCAAGGCGGCCGGGCTGCCGGACATCGGCGCCGAAAACCAGCTCAGTCTGCTGGGCAACGATGTCATGCCGTTCTTCGACCAGGACGGCGTGCACGAGATCTACCGGAGCTGGCGGAAGGTACTCGCCGAGTACTCCCCCTGGCCTTCGGCCGGGGGGACCCCCAGCGAGCGGATCATGGTAGCCGAGGCCTGGACCCCGACCGTCGAGCGCACCGCGAACTACGTACGCCCCGACGAGATGCACCAGGCGTTCAACTTCCAGTATCTGGGCACCTCTTGGGACGCCGCGGAGCTGCGCACCGTCATCGACGCCTCGCTCGCCGCGATGCGTCCGGTCGGCGCCCCGGCCACCTGGGTGCTGTCCAACCACGACGTGACCCGGCACGCCACACGTCTGGCCAACCCGCCGGGCCTCGGCACGCAGTTGCGCACCGCGGGCGACCGGGAACTGGGGCTTCGCCGGGCGCGCGCCGCGACACTGCTGATGCTGGCGCTGCCCGGTTCCGCGTATGTGTACCAGGGCGAGGAGCTCGGCCTGCCCGATGTCACCGATCTGCCCGACGAGGTACGGCAGGACCCCTCGTTCCTGCGTGCCGCGCAGGCGGACGGCGCGAGTGGCCAGGACGGCTTCCGCGACGGATGCCGGGTGCCCATACCGTGGACCGTCGAGGGTTCCTCGTACGGCTTCGGACAGGGCGGCAGTTGGCTGCCGCAACCGGCCGAGTGGGGCGGGCTGAGTGTGCAGGCGCAGTCCGGCGACCCGGCGTCCACGCTGGAGTTGTACCGCAGGGCGCTCGCCGTGCGGCGCGCGCAGCCGGGGCTCGGCGCGGGTGAGGACGTCGAGTGGCTCGACGCTCCCGAGGGCGTACTGGTCTTTCGCCGCGAGGGATTCGTGTGCACCGCCAATGTCACCGGCTCGCCGGTGACGCTCGCGACGCCGGGACGGCTGCTGCTGGCGAGCGCGGACCTGACGGAGGACGGCCCGCACACCGTGCTGCCCGCGGACACCACCGCCTGGTGGGCGGTGTGA
- a CDS encoding LacI family DNA-binding transcriptional regulator — protein MGGVTQPKRDAERASPRLADIAAQAGVSEATASRVLNGKAGVSAPTRHRVLAALDLLGYERPVRLRRRSAGLVGLVIPELTNPIFPAFAQVIEQVLAGYGYTPMLCTQMPGGATEDELVEQLEERGVSGIVFLSGLHADTAADPSRYRELAARKVPFVLINGFNEQIPAPFVSPDDRSAVRMAVRHLVDLGHERIGLAVGPARYVPSQRKAGGFTAALHAMLDIAPEEAQLLVQHTLFTVEGGQAAADSLLDLGCTAVVCGSDLMALGAVRAVRQRGLRVPQDVSVVGFDDSPLIAFTDPPLTTVRQPVQAMAAAAVGALLEEINGNPVHRTEFVFQPELVVRGSTAQARG, from the coding sequence GTGGGCGGTGTGACCCAGCCCAAGCGGGACGCCGAGCGCGCCTCCCCGCGGCTCGCGGACATCGCCGCGCAGGCCGGGGTCAGCGAGGCGACCGCGAGCCGGGTGCTCAACGGCAAGGCGGGGGTCTCGGCGCCCACCCGGCACCGGGTCCTCGCCGCCCTCGACCTCCTTGGCTACGAGCGTCCGGTGCGGCTGCGGCGGCGCAGCGCGGGCCTGGTCGGCCTGGTGATCCCGGAACTGACCAACCCGATCTTCCCGGCGTTCGCGCAGGTCATCGAGCAGGTCCTGGCGGGGTACGGCTACACCCCGATGCTGTGTACGCAGATGCCGGGCGGGGCCACCGAGGACGAGTTGGTGGAGCAGCTGGAGGAGCGCGGGGTCAGCGGCATCGTCTTTCTGTCGGGCCTGCACGCCGACACCGCCGCCGATCCCTCGCGCTACCGCGAACTCGCCGCGCGCAAGGTGCCGTTCGTGTTGATCAACGGGTTCAACGAGCAGATCCCGGCGCCCTTCGTCTCGCCGGACGACCGCTCGGCGGTACGGATGGCGGTGCGGCATCTGGTCGACCTGGGGCACGAGCGGATCGGTCTGGCCGTCGGCCCGGCCCGGTACGTGCCCTCGCAGCGGAAGGCGGGCGGCTTCACCGCCGCACTGCACGCCATGCTCGACATCGCACCCGAGGAGGCCCAACTCCTCGTCCAGCACACGCTGTTCACGGTGGAGGGCGGGCAGGCGGCAGCCGATTCGCTGCTCGATCTGGGGTGCACGGCGGTGGTCTGCGGCAGTGACCTGATGGCGCTCGGCGCCGTACGGGCGGTGCGGCAGCGCGGGCTGCGCGTGCCACAGGACGTCTCGGTGGTCGGCTTCGACGACTCGCCACTCATCGCGTTCACCGATCCGCCGCTCACGACAGTGCGGCAGCCGGTGCAGGCGATGGCCGCCGCCGCGGTGGGCGCCCTGCTGGAGGAGATCAACGGAAATCCGGTGCACCGTACGGAGTTCGTCTTCCAGCCCGAGCTCGTGGTCCGGGGGTCCACCGCCCAGGCGCGGGGGTGA
- the pulA gene encoding pullulanase-type alpha-1,6-glucosidase, whose protein sequence is MTPSTRRTGLLVALALLAAVAPATQAATATPPAAVRVAAGEIDPSKAKAQWIDATTLAWNPGPAEAGSVHQLLYAPDGGLAVSEGDIDGEAETLRLNPVPGGLSEAQKARFPHLKEYAAFALDPRDVDRVRQALTGQLLAVRRDADGTLRDATGVQTHGVLDALYSSAATRARLGPAFASGRPSLAVWAPTAQQVGVEIEGRTVPMRRDPASGAWSVTGPRSWSGKAYRYVVKVWAPSVGKLVTNRVTDPYSMALTADSRRSLLVDLADPRLAPEGWSTLKKPKAPAARDAQIQELHIRDFSVADRTSRHPGRYLAFTDEGSDGMKHLRRLAGSGTSYVHLLPAFDIGTIPERREDQATPGCDLPAAAPDSEEQQACIGATAAEDAYNWGYDPLHFTVPEGSYASDPDGTRRTVEFRRMVQGLGSAGLRTVMDVVYNHTVAHGQDQKSVLDRIVPGYYQRLLADGTVATSTCCSNTAPENAMMGKLVVDSIVTWARQYKVDGFRFDLMGHHPKANILAVRKALDALTPERDGVDGKRIILYGEGWNFGEVADDARFVQATQKNMAGTGVATFSDRSRDAVRGGGPFDGDPRVQGFASGLYTDPNSSAANGTPAEQKARLLHYQDLIKVGLSGHLAGYTFTDSAGRRVTGADVDYNGAPAGYAAAPGEALSYADAHDNESLYDALAYKLPPGTRPADRARMQVLAMGVAALSQGPSLSQAGSDLLRSKSLDRNSFDSGDWFNALHWDCADGNGFGRGLPPAADNKDKWPHAKPLLTTGTARPGCADINGTSAAYRDLLRIRTTEPAFSLATADRVQDALSFPLSGTPAETPGVITMRLGDLVVVFNATPQEQSQRVEALSGVPYGLHRVQASGADSVVKSSRYQRGSGTFTVPARTVAVFARG, encoded by the coding sequence GTGACCCCCTCAACCCGCCGCACCGGCCTGCTCGTCGCGCTCGCCCTGCTCGCGGCGGTCGCACCCGCCACCCAGGCGGCCACCGCCACTCCCCCGGCCGCCGTCCGGGTCGCCGCCGGGGAGATCGACCCGTCCAAGGCGAAGGCGCAGTGGATCGACGCCACCACACTCGCCTGGAACCCCGGCCCCGCCGAGGCCGGTTCGGTCCACCAGCTCCTGTACGCGCCGGACGGCGGACTCGCCGTGTCCGAGGGCGACATCGACGGCGAGGCCGAGACCCTCAGGCTCAACCCGGTTCCGGGCGGCCTCTCCGAGGCGCAGAAGGCCCGCTTCCCGCACCTCAAGGAGTACGCGGCCTTCGCCCTGGACCCGCGTGACGTCGACCGCGTCCGGCAGGCGCTGACCGGACAACTCCTCGCCGTCCGACGCGACGCCGACGGCACCTTGCGCGACGCGACCGGCGTGCAGACCCACGGCGTACTCGACGCCCTGTACAGCTCCGCGGCGACCAGGGCCCGGCTCGGTCCGGCCTTCGCCTCGGGCCGCCCCTCCCTCGCCGTCTGGGCACCGACCGCACAGCAGGTCGGTGTGGAGATCGAGGGCCGCACCGTCCCCATGCGACGCGACCCCGCCTCCGGCGCCTGGTCGGTGACCGGCCCCCGGAGCTGGTCCGGCAAGGCCTACCGGTACGTGGTGAAGGTGTGGGCGCCGAGCGTCGGCAAGCTGGTCACCAACCGGGTCACCGACCCGTACTCGATGGCCCTGACCGCCGACTCGCGGCGCAGCCTCCTGGTGGACCTGGCCGATCCCCGGCTCGCGCCCGAGGGCTGGTCCACGCTGAAGAAGCCGAAGGCACCGGCTGCCCGCGACGCGCAGATCCAGGAACTGCACATCCGGGACTTCTCGGTGGCGGACCGCACCTCGCGACACCCCGGCCGGTACCTCGCGTTCACCGACGAGGGCTCCGACGGTATGAAGCATCTGCGGCGCCTGGCCGGCTCCGGCACCTCGTACGTGCATCTGCTGCCCGCCTTCGACATCGGCACCATCCCCGAGCGCCGCGAGGACCAGGCCACCCCCGGCTGCGATCTGCCCGCCGCCGCGCCGGACTCCGAGGAACAGCAGGCCTGTATCGGTGCCACCGCTGCCGAGGACGCCTACAACTGGGGCTACGACCCTCTGCACTTCACGGTTCCCGAGGGCTCGTACGCGAGTGACCCGGACGGCACCCGGCGCACCGTCGAGTTCCGGCGCATGGTGCAGGGGCTCGGTTCGGCGGGCCTGCGTACGGTGATGGACGTCGTCTACAACCACACCGTCGCCCACGGTCAGGACCAGAAGTCGGTCCTCGACCGGATCGTGCCCGGCTACTACCAGCGGCTCCTCGCCGACGGCACCGTGGCCACGTCCACCTGTTGCTCCAACACGGCGCCCGAGAACGCGATGATGGGCAAGCTCGTCGTCGACTCGATCGTCACCTGGGCCAGGCAGTACAAGGTGGACGGCTTCCGCTTCGATCTGATGGGGCACCACCCGAAGGCGAACATCCTCGCGGTGCGCAAGGCCCTGGACGCGCTGACCCCGGAGCGGGACGGCGTGGACGGGAAGCGGATCATCCTCTACGGCGAGGGGTGGAACTTCGGCGAGGTCGCCGACGACGCCCGCTTCGTCCAGGCCACCCAGAAGAACATGGCGGGCACGGGCGTCGCCACGTTCTCCGACCGGTCCCGCGACGCGGTGCGCGGCGGCGGTCCCTTCGACGGCGACCCGCGGGTGCAGGGCTTCGCCTCCGGTCTGTACACCGACCCCAACTCCTCGGCGGCGAACGGCACTCCGGCCGAGCAGAAGGCACGCCTCCTGCACTACCAGGACCTGATCAAGGTCGGCCTCTCCGGCCATCTGGCCGGGTACACGTTCACCGACTCGGCGGGACGCCGGGTCACGGGCGCCGACGTCGACTACAACGGCGCCCCCGCGGGCTACGCCGCCGCCCCGGGCGAGGCCCTCTCCTACGCGGACGCCCACGACAACGAGTCCCTCTACGACGCGCTGGCCTACAAGCTCCCGCCCGGCACCCGGCCCGCCGACCGCGCCCGGATGCAGGTACTCGCCATGGGCGTCGCCGCGCTCTCGCAGGGCCCCTCGCTCTCCCAGGCGGGCTCCGACCTGCTGCGCTCGAAGTCGCTGGACCGCAACTCCTTCGACAGCGGCGACTGGTTCAACGCCCTGCACTGGGACTGCGCGGACGGCAACGGCTTCGGCCGCGGCCTGCCCCCGGCCGCCGACAACAAGGACAAGTGGCCTCACGCCAAGCCCCTGTTGACCACCGGCACGGCCCGCCCCGGCTGCGCGGACATCAACGGCACCTCGGCCGCGTACCGGGACCTTCTCCGGATACGCACCACCGAGCCCGCGTTCTCGCTGGCCACCGCGGACCGGGTCCAGGACGCGCTGTCCTTCCCGCTCTCGGGCACCCCGGCCGAGACACCCGGAGTGATCACGATGAGGCTCGGTGACCTCGTCGTCGTCTTCAACGCAACGCCACAGGAGCAGAGCCAGCGGGTGGAGGCGCTCTCCGGCGTCCCGTACGGCCTGCATCGGGTGCAGGCCTCCGGCGCCGACTCCGTCGTCAAGTCCTCGCGCTACCAACGCGGTTCGGGCACGTTCACGGTCCCGGCGCGCACCGTGGCGGTGTTCGCACGCGGCTGA
- a CDS encoding aromatic acid exporter family protein encodes MERLPPLWDRVAGPVRRFLSETPLVNKLRHPVVAQTLRATTAATIAYVIALRLSREPVPLTAPLTALLVVQVTLYATVKMSIRRINAVVAGVLIAIGFSALVGLSWWSLALIILASLTIGPFVRANEFVPEVAISAMLVLGVTRVASSAWDRVVETLIGALTGLAFNLFFAPPLWVETATDSIQDLARRMRSLLRVLGEQLDETTSWPEAAERLHEARRLDHDISEVDASLRQAEDSLRMNPRVREGRLHRVVLRTGLDTLEICVVVLRVIARTLTDLAKERDEERLLAPRVSLAMRELFGHVGDAVVSFSVLVTTQTSEESQTAEDRLVSELEAAATKREQVAELLLEIVRDDPRQWQLHGALLTELDRILDELDMEHRSRRLMEELDRSAQLLHEQLPRLAACQRWLRKRWRGRPRLLGGARRS; translated from the coding sequence ATGGAGAGACTTCCTCCCCTGTGGGACCGGGTCGCAGGCCCAGTGCGGCGCTTCCTGAGCGAGACCCCGCTGGTGAACAAGCTCCGGCATCCCGTCGTCGCCCAGACGCTGCGCGCCACCACCGCCGCGACCATCGCGTACGTCATCGCGCTGCGTCTGAGCCGCGAGCCGGTGCCGCTGACCGCGCCGCTCACCGCGCTGCTCGTGGTCCAGGTGACGCTGTACGCGACGGTGAAGATGAGCATCCGCCGTATCAACGCGGTGGTGGCCGGGGTCCTGATCGCGATCGGCTTCAGCGCGTTGGTGGGACTGAGCTGGTGGAGCCTCGCGCTGATCATCCTGGCCTCACTCACCATCGGACCGTTCGTACGCGCCAACGAGTTCGTCCCCGAGGTCGCGATCAGCGCGATGCTCGTGCTCGGGGTCACCCGGGTCGCCTCCAGCGCCTGGGACCGGGTGGTGGAAACCCTGATCGGCGCGCTGACCGGGCTGGCGTTCAACCTGTTCTTCGCGCCGCCGCTGTGGGTGGAGACCGCGACCGACTCCATCCAGGACCTGGCCCGCCGGATGCGCAGCCTGCTGAGGGTCCTCGGCGAACAGCTCGACGAGACGACGTCGTGGCCCGAGGCCGCCGAACGCCTGCACGAAGCGCGCCGCCTGGACCACGACATCTCCGAGGTGGACGCCTCCCTGCGACAGGCCGAGGACAGCCTGCGCATGAATCCGCGGGTACGTGAGGGCAGACTGCACCGCGTCGTACTGCGGACCGGACTCGACACCCTGGAGATCTGCGTCGTCGTCCTGCGCGTGATCGCCCGTACCCTCACCGACCTCGCCAAGGAACGCGACGAGGAGCGTCTCCTCGCGCCGCGGGTCTCGCTGGCGATGCGGGAGCTGTTCGGTCACGTAGGAGACGCGGTGGTCAGCTTCTCCGTACTGGTGACCACCCAGACCAGCGAGGAGTCCCAGACCGCCGAGGACCGGCTGGTGTCCGAACTGGAAGCGGCCGCGACCAAGCGCGAGCAAGTGGCCGAACTCCTCCTGGAGATCGTCCGCGACGACCCGCGCCAGTGGCAGTTGCACGGCGCCCTGCTCACGGAGCTCGACCGCATCCTCGACGAACTCGACATGGAACACCGCTCCCGCCGCCTGATGGAGGAACTCGACCGCAGCGCCCAGCTCCTGCACGAACAACTCCCCCGCCTGGCGGCCTGCCAGCGCTGGCTGCGCAAACGCTGGCGCGGCCGGCCGAGGCTGCTGGGGGGCGCGCGGCGGAGCTAG